The Deltaproteobacteria bacterium DNA segment CGGCCAGTTCGATGAGAATCACCTCAAGGACATGCCACACCCTGACGCCGTTCCGGACACAGCCCGTCACGACCTTCCCCTTCCGCCCGAAGGCGCCGTGCATATGCAGAACCGGTTTTCCCGTATCGTCGGGAAACAGGGTCCCGACACCGGCGACCTCATGGACATCGTTCAGGACATGCTCCAGAGGTACAATCGGTTTGACACGGCCCTGTTCCGGGCCCACGACCAGGGTGCTGCCCTCATCGGCACCACCCACGGCAAGCAACGCCGCCGCACGGATGTTCTTGGCGTCGGCAAATTTCTCAATTTCTTCGTGGAGAATATCCCCGTCTTCCAGACGGAGAATAAAAACACGCCCTTGTTTTGCCTGGGAATATTTCATCTTATACACCTCTGCCATCACTGTTTTACCCGCCCTCTGTAACACCGTACCGCCGATTATTCCAGCACAAGCCGTTTATCCCGCTGTGAACCGTTATCTCGTTTTAGTTTTTGACCGATAAGATAATGACGATATCTTCGGGAACGCAGGCGGC contains these protein-coding regions:
- a CDS encoding DNA-binding protein produces the protein MKYSQAKQGRVFILRLEDGDILHEEIEKFADAKNIRAAALLAVGGADEGSTLVVGPEQGRVKPIVPLEHVLNDVHEVAGVGTLFPDDTGKPVLHMHGAFGRKGKVVTGCVRNGVRVWHVLEVILIELADTGASRRLDEATGFKLLQP